In a genomic window of Sinorhizobium meliloti:
- a CDS encoding xanthine dehydrogenase family protein molybdopterin-binding subunit gives MIPKLMQSIARPAARMETSRRQFLLGALAAGTGIAVGYRVLAASPAFAGEAETESGSHAFSPYLMIGADGKVTVLSSQFEMGQGSYNGVATLVAEELDADWSTIDVKGAAGNIPAYGNIAFGGTMQGTGGSTSMSTSWERYRKAGAAARAMLVAAAAAEWGVDAAEITVENGTLAHPSGKSGGFGAFAAKAATMPVPNDVKLKEPGVWKLIGNAKLKRFDSARKANGTEQYTIDVKLPGMLTAVMIHPPLFGAKVKSFDATAARAIKGVVDVVETPRGVAVVGEHMWAAIKGREAVTVEWDETDAEKRGTPELMSTYRDLAGKTPAAFARNDGDADAAFASAAKVIEATFEFPYLAHAALEPLNAVARRNEDGTIEVWGGHQLPDVYQKLASEIAGVPVEKVRLNVMKTGGSFGRRAVFDGDVVAEAVHVAKALGFRAPVKVQWTREDDTRAGRYRPAYVHRLKAGINASGKLVAWSDHIVGQSIVAKTAWDGMVQNGVDPTSVEGANNLPYAIQNQTVGLTTTDVRVPVLWWRSVGSTHTAFAAEAFLDEVAEAAGQDPLEFRLSMLKPGSRHATVLKLAAEKAEWQKPLPEGRFRGVAVAESFGSVVAQIAEVSIEGEGIKVERVVAAVDCGLAINPDQVRAQVEGGIGFGLSAILGEEITLTEGQVDQGNYDMYTPLRIDAMPKVEVHILASANPPSGIGEPGVPPIGPAVANAAFKALGKRIRVLPFAKSLNA, from the coding sequence ATGATACCGAAACTGATGCAATCGATCGCCCGTCCTGCCGCCCGGATGGAAACGTCGCGGCGACAATTCCTGCTCGGCGCGCTCGCAGCCGGGACCGGCATTGCCGTCGGATACAGGGTTCTCGCCGCCTCCCCGGCATTTGCGGGCGAGGCGGAAACGGAGAGCGGCTCACACGCATTTTCTCCCTACCTGATGATCGGAGCGGACGGAAAGGTCACCGTGCTCTCGTCACAGTTCGAGATGGGTCAGGGTTCCTATAACGGCGTCGCCACGCTGGTGGCGGAAGAACTCGACGCCGACTGGTCCACGATCGATGTCAAGGGTGCGGCCGGAAACATACCGGCCTATGGCAATATCGCCTTTGGCGGGACCATGCAGGGCACGGGCGGTTCGACCTCCATGTCCACCTCCTGGGAACGCTATCGCAAGGCAGGTGCCGCCGCCCGGGCGATGCTGGTTGCTGCAGCCGCGGCCGAGTGGGGCGTCGACGCGGCCGAGATAACCGTCGAGAACGGCACCCTTGCCCATCCCTCCGGCAAGAGCGGTGGTTTCGGCGCATTTGCGGCAAAAGCGGCCACGATGCCGGTGCCGAACGACGTAAAGCTCAAGGAACCGGGCGTCTGGAAGCTCATCGGCAACGCCAAGCTGAAGCGCTTCGACAGCGCCCGGAAGGCAAACGGAACCGAGCAATACACGATCGACGTGAAGCTCCCTGGCATGCTGACGGCGGTGATGATCCACCCGCCCCTCTTCGGCGCCAAGGTCAAGTCCTTCGACGCTACGGCCGCCCGCGCCATCAAGGGCGTGGTCGACGTGGTGGAAACGCCGCGCGGCGTGGCGGTGGTCGGCGAACATATGTGGGCCGCGATCAAGGGCCGGGAAGCGGTCACCGTCGAGTGGGATGAAACGGACGCCGAAAAACGGGGCACGCCCGAGCTCATGTCCACCTATCGCGACCTCGCCGGCAAGACACCGGCCGCATTCGCGCGCAACGACGGGGATGCCGACGCCGCATTCGCATCGGCCGCAAAGGTCATCGAAGCGACGTTCGAGTTCCCCTATCTCGCGCATGCCGCCCTGGAACCCCTGAATGCGGTCGCACGCAGGAACGAAGACGGCACGATCGAGGTATGGGGCGGGCATCAGCTCCCCGACGTCTACCAGAAACTCGCCAGCGAAATTGCCGGCGTACCGGTCGAAAAGGTCCGGCTCAACGTCATGAAGACCGGCGGCAGCTTCGGCCGGCGTGCGGTATTCGACGGCGACGTCGTGGCCGAAGCCGTCCATGTGGCGAAGGCTCTCGGTTTTCGTGCACCGGTCAAAGTGCAATGGACCCGGGAAGACGATACGCGCGCCGGGCGGTATCGGCCGGCCTATGTGCATCGCCTGAAGGCCGGCATCAACGCAAGCGGGAAACTCGTTGCCTGGAGCGATCACATCGTCGGTCAGTCGATCGTGGCGAAAACGGCCTGGGACGGGATGGTCCAGAACGGGGTCGACCCGACATCCGTCGAAGGAGCAAACAACCTGCCCTATGCCATCCAGAACCAGACCGTCGGGCTTACGACCACCGACGTTCGCGTTCCGGTCCTCTGGTGGCGCTCCGTCGGTTCGACGCACACGGCATTCGCAGCCGAAGCCTTCCTGGACGAGGTCGCCGAGGCTGCCGGGCAGGATCCCCTGGAGTTCCGCCTGTCGATGCTCAAGCCCGGCTCGCGCCACGCGACCGTTCTCAAGCTGGCGGCGGAAAAAGCCGAATGGCAGAAGCCTCTGCCCGAAGGCCGCTTCCGCGGGGTCGCGGTCGCCGAGAGCTTCGGTTCGGTGGTGGCTCAGATTGCCGAAGTTTCCATCGAAGGCGAGGGCATCAAGGTCGAGCGCGTCGTTGCTGCCGTCGACTGCGGCCTGGCGATCAATCCGGATCAGGTCCGTGCTCAGGTCGAGGGCGGGATCGGCTTCGGGCTGAGCGCCATCCTGGGCGAGGAAATCACGCTCACGGAAGGCCAGGTCGATCAGGGCAATTACGATATGTACACACCGCTCAGGATCGACGCGATGCCGAAGGTCGAGGTCCATATCCTCGCCTCTGCCAACCCGCCGTCGGGGATCGGCGAACCCGGCGTTCCGCCGATCGGGCCTGCGGTTGCCAACGCGGCCTTCAAGGCGCTCGGCAAGCGGATTCGCGTCCTGCCCTTTGCAAAGTCGCTCAACGCCTGA
- a CDS encoding MFS transporter, which produces MSNPYGKIFRAPGAKGFSAAGFFARLPIAMAPIGIVAMLSQTHGEYWLAGAVSATFALTNALVAPQISRLVDRVGQTAVVVPTTIVSVAAFLALIIAANRDWPAWTLFASSFFAATMPSMPALVRARWTEIFRNQPELNTAFAFESSADELVYISGASLSVALAVALFPEAGMLTSTIFLALGTAAFILQRSTEPKVRRLEAGISQASAIRQRPVQIITLALIFVGSIFATAEVSAVAITKELGEPQAASLVIGVYAVGSFLVGLALGALNPAMPLHRQLLIAVSVIAITSVPLLFADTVPLLALAVFASGIAISPTFITAFGLIERRVPESMLTEGVTWVMTGIGIGMALGAFVSGWVVDNFGAQNGFWVSVAAGVATVVTIAAGQRSLAGGGALAAAVPQPAE; this is translated from the coding sequence ATGTCCAATCCCTACGGGAAAATCTTCAGGGCGCCGGGAGCCAAGGGCTTTTCGGCAGCAGGCTTCTTCGCACGACTGCCGATTGCGATGGCACCGATCGGAATCGTCGCAATGCTGTCGCAGACCCATGGCGAATACTGGCTGGCAGGCGCGGTTTCGGCTACCTTCGCCCTCACCAATGCGCTTGTCGCGCCCCAGATATCGCGGCTCGTCGACCGGGTCGGCCAGACCGCCGTGGTCGTTCCGACGACGATCGTTTCAGTCGCCGCATTCCTGGCGCTGATCATCGCTGCCAACCGGGACTGGCCCGCATGGACTTTGTTCGCGTCTTCCTTCTTCGCCGCCACGATGCCCAGCATGCCCGCCTTGGTCCGCGCCCGCTGGACCGAGATCTTCCGCAATCAACCCGAGCTGAACACAGCCTTCGCCTTCGAATCGTCGGCAGACGAGCTTGTCTATATCTCCGGCGCCTCGCTGTCGGTCGCCCTCGCCGTCGCTCTGTTTCCGGAAGCCGGCATGCTGACGAGCACGATATTCCTCGCGCTCGGGACGGCGGCTTTCATCCTGCAGCGCTCGACCGAGCCGAAGGTGCGCCGTTTAGAGGCCGGCATCTCGCAGGCCTCGGCAATCCGTCAGCGTCCCGTGCAGATCATCACGCTTGCCCTGATTTTCGTCGGTTCGATTTTCGCCACGGCGGAAGTCAGTGCGGTCGCGATCACCAAGGAGCTCGGAGAGCCGCAGGCGGCGAGCCTCGTCATCGGCGTCTATGCGGTCGGCTCCTTCCTGGTGGGCCTGGCGCTCGGTGCGCTGAACCCCGCCATGCCCCTGCACAGGCAGCTCCTGATCGCCGTGAGCGTCATCGCCATAACGTCGGTGCCTCTTCTCTTTGCGGACACCGTGCCGCTCCTCGCCTTGGCGGTTTTCGCCAGCGGCATCGCGATTTCGCCCACCTTCATCACGGCATTCGGGCTGATCGAGCGGCGCGTACCCGAGTCGATGCTGACGGAGGGCGTTACCTGGGTGATGACCGGCATCGGCATAGGCATGGCCTTGGGCGCGTTCGTCTCCGGCTGGGTCGTCGACAATTTCGGCGCGCAGAACGGTTTCTGGGTGTCCGTGGCCGCCGGGGTGGCGACCGTCGTGACGATAGCGGCCGGCCAGCGCAGCCTTGCGGGCGGCGGAGCGCTCGCGGCAGCGGTTCCGCAGCCGGCAGAGTAG
- a CDS encoding TetR/AcrR family transcriptional regulator — protein sequence MNRPRKEMIAKTRAKLIAAARHSFGTIGYADSSMDDFTAEAGLTRGALYHHFGDKKGLLQAVIREIDAEMTARLNKVSSEAPTRWQGFVDECVAYIRMALEPEIQRIMFRDGPAVLGDISQWPMNEGCIAALAGSLARLKAEGAVIDVDTEAAARLINGASSHAALWIANSDDPQETSKKAVEGFRALLEGLRTGKG from the coding sequence ATGAACAGACCGCGAAAGGAAATGATCGCCAAGACCCGCGCAAAACTGATCGCGGCCGCCAGGCACTCCTTCGGCACCATCGGCTATGCGGACTCGTCGATGGACGATTTCACCGCCGAGGCCGGTTTGACCCGCGGTGCGCTCTACCATCATTTCGGTGACAAAAAGGGGCTGCTGCAGGCGGTGATCCGGGAGATCGACGCCGAGATGACGGCGCGCCTGAACAAGGTCTCTTCGGAAGCACCGACGCGCTGGCAGGGGTTCGTGGACGAGTGCGTCGCCTATATCCGCATGGCTCTCGAACCGGAAATTCAGCGCATCATGTTCCGTGACGGACCGGCGGTGCTTGGCGATATATCGCAATGGCCTATGAACGAAGGCTGCATAGCGGCGCTGGCGGGAAGCCTGGCTCGCCTCAAGGCCGAGGGGGCGGTCATCGACGTCGACACGGAAGCTGCAGCCCGTCTTATCAACGGAGCGAGCAGCCATGCAGCGCTATGGATCGCCAATTCCGACGACCCGCAGGAAACGTCGAAAAAGGCTGTCGAAGGCTTTCGGGCGCTGCTCGAAGGCCTGAGGACCGGAAAGGGCTAG
- a CDS encoding alpha/beta hydrolase, which yields MLSVGSCGGRLRVAKAGGAALSGFVALALLAGCGGHPKGVMTPVALAQPSTTSQVDMLVATTREPSGDPATLFSGERSATLSMTDVAVSIPPDSRRKPGTVQWPRKLPPNPETDFAVTRVRELASDDEARSWFQMHNEGGHVLLFVHGFNNRYEDAVFRLAQIVHDSGAQATPILFTWPSRARVFDYNYDKESTNYSRTALEDTLRTLANSPHVKDVTILAHSMGTWLTMEALRQMGIRDGKIAPKIENVILASPDIDLDVFAKQWVDMGKARPKFTVFVSQDDRALAVSRLISGDVSRLGAIDPTAEPYRTQLEHAGITAIDLTKVETEDGLHHGKFAESPEIVQLIGQRIIKGQTLTDSEITLGDGITAVVAGTAKNVGNVAAATISAPVNIIEQSGTRRKKVNLEETLTSAETSENPTQ from the coding sequence TTGCTGAGTGTAGGTTCGTGCGGAGGGCGGCTCCGCGTTGCGAAAGCCGGGGGCGCGGCTCTGTCGGGGTTTGTCGCGCTCGCCCTTCTGGCCGGCTGCGGCGGTCACCCGAAAGGCGTGATGACTCCGGTGGCTCTGGCGCAGCCATCTACGACGTCTCAGGTCGACATGCTGGTGGCCACGACCCGCGAGCCCTCGGGAGACCCGGCGACCCTGTTTTCGGGTGAGCGCAGTGCGACGCTTTCGATGACCGACGTGGCGGTCTCGATCCCGCCGGACTCGCGCCGCAAGCCGGGCACGGTGCAGTGGCCGCGCAAGCTGCCGCCCAACCCGGAGACGGATTTCGCCGTGACGCGGGTGCGCGAGCTGGCATCGGATGACGAGGCGCGCAGCTGGTTCCAGATGCACAATGAGGGCGGCCACGTGCTTCTCTTCGTTCACGGCTTCAACAATCGCTACGAAGATGCGGTCTTCCGGCTGGCGCAGATCGTGCACGATTCCGGTGCGCAGGCGACGCCCATCCTGTTTACCTGGCCATCGCGGGCGCGCGTGTTCGATTATAATTACGACAAGGAGAGCACCAACTACTCCCGCACGGCGCTGGAAGATACGCTGCGCACGCTTGCGAATTCTCCGCACGTCAAGGACGTCACCATCCTCGCCCATTCCATGGGAACCTGGCTGACGATGGAAGCGCTGCGCCAGATGGGAATTCGTGACGGAAAGATCGCGCCGAAGATCGAGAACGTGATCCTCGCTTCGCCCGATATCGACCTCGACGTCTTCGCCAAGCAATGGGTCGACATGGGCAAGGCACGGCCGAAGTTCACGGTCTTCGTTTCACAGGACGACCGCGCGCTGGCGGTCTCGCGCCTGATCTCCGGCGACGTGTCGCGGCTCGGCGCGATCGACCCGACTGCCGAACCCTACCGTACCCAACTGGAACATGCCGGGATCACCGCAATCGACCTGACCAAGGTCGAGACGGAGGACGGCCTGCATCATGGCAAGTTCGCCGAAAGTCCGGAAATCGTGCAGTTGATCGGGCAGCGGATCATCAAGGGCCAGACGCTGACCGATTCCGAAATCACTCTGGGCGACGGAATCACGGCCGTCGTCGCCGGCACCGCCAAGAATGTCGGGAACGTTGCGGCCGCCACGATTTCCGCGCCGGTCAATATCATCGAACAGAGCGGGACGCGCCGCAAGAAGGTCAACCTCGAGGAGACGCTGACAAGCGCCGAGACAAGCGAAAACCCGACCCAGTGA
- a CDS encoding formylglycine-generating enzyme family protein produces MKSSLHTAAEVQPAAEMVWISGATFMMGSNDHYPEEAPVHPVTVDGFWMDETPVTNRQFLEFVNATGHVTFAEKRPRAEDYPGAPPSNLRAGSLVFTPPKRPLKGSDISQWWIFTLGANWRHPLGRKSSIGAILDHPVVHVSYEDAKAYAAWAGKELPTEAEWELAARGGLDQAEFAWGDEFAPGGNHMANTWQGSFPVENSLEDGFARTSPVRFYPANGCGLYDMIGNVWEWTTDYWSVRHPEAAAKPCCIPSNPRNGDVEASIDPAARVKVPRRVLKGGSHLCAPNYCRRYRPAARHAQETDTTTSHVGFRCVRRVR; encoded by the coding sequence ATGAAGTCGTCTTTGCACACCGCGGCCGAGGTTCAACCCGCGGCGGAAATGGTCTGGATTTCCGGTGCGACCTTCATGATGGGGTCGAACGACCATTATCCCGAGGAAGCGCCCGTGCACCCGGTGACGGTCGACGGGTTCTGGATGGACGAGACGCCGGTCACGAACCGTCAGTTCCTGGAGTTCGTCAATGCGACCGGACATGTGACCTTCGCAGAAAAGCGGCCGCGCGCAGAAGACTATCCCGGCGCCCCGCCGTCCAATCTGCGAGCAGGCTCCCTCGTCTTCACGCCCCCGAAACGCCCGCTGAAGGGAAGCGACATATCGCAATGGTGGATATTCACCCTCGGCGCCAACTGGCGGCACCCGCTCGGGCGCAAGAGCAGCATCGGAGCGATTCTGGACCACCCGGTCGTCCATGTCTCCTATGAGGATGCAAAGGCCTATGCCGCATGGGCCGGCAAGGAATTGCCGACCGAGGCCGAATGGGAACTCGCGGCGCGCGGCGGTCTCGATCAGGCCGAGTTTGCCTGGGGGGACGAGTTCGCCCCGGGCGGAAATCACATGGCCAATACCTGGCAGGGCAGCTTCCCGGTGGAGAATTCGCTGGAGGACGGCTTCGCGCGCACGTCCCCGGTGAGGTTTTACCCGGCGAACGGCTGCGGGCTCTACGACATGATCGGCAATGTCTGGGAGTGGACCACCGATTACTGGTCCGTGCGCCACCCGGAGGCGGCTGCGAAGCCGTGCTGCATTCCGAGCAATCCGCGCAATGGGGATGTGGAGGCCAGCATCGATCCCGCGGCAAGAGTGAAGGTTCCGCGCCGCGTCCTCAAGGGGGGATCGCATCTCTGCGCGCCCAACTATTGCCGGCGGTATCGTCCCGCAGCCCGGCACGCGCAGGAGACGGACACGACGACCAGCCATGTCGGTTTTCGTTGTGTCAGGCGCGTCCGCTGA
- a CDS encoding DUF2950 family protein has protein sequence MTKSIRDGIALSLFGMILLGGTALAPAVLAQEAGEDTPLADYAAAEDPPVFDTPELAVEAFKTTVTGGDFDKLAVLVGLDPAKTRSSEGVMETYADIQEGVKEKVVVEEVEGRKVLEIGDELWPFPFPISKGDDGKWAFDTFVGLEEIANRRVGDNELATLATMRAYVGAQEEYALGDHDGDGVLEYAQKLISDEGTQNGLYWPAEKFEGEESPAAAALAEGDALERAKAGQGYQGYRYRILTSQGDNIAGGKFDYVINGNMIAGFGLVAWPVRYGVSGLKTFVVNRNGIVYEADLGEETEKTAADIRTFNPGDAWAIAED, from the coding sequence ATGACCAAATCCATTCGTGACGGGATCGCTCTCTCGCTCTTCGGGATGATCCTCCTCGGCGGCACGGCGCTCGCTCCGGCAGTCCTGGCCCAGGAAGCCGGTGAGGATACGCCGCTTGCAGACTATGCGGCGGCAGAAGATCCGCCCGTTTTCGACACGCCGGAACTGGCGGTCGAGGCTTTCAAGACGACCGTCACCGGCGGCGATTTCGACAAGCTCGCAGTGCTTGTCGGGCTGGACCCGGCCAAGACAAGGTCGAGCGAAGGGGTGATGGAGACCTATGCCGACATTCAGGAAGGCGTGAAGGAGAAGGTCGTCGTCGAGGAAGTGGAGGGCCGCAAGGTCCTCGAGATCGGCGACGAGCTGTGGCCGTTTCCCTTCCCGATCTCGAAGGGGGACGACGGCAAATGGGCCTTCGACACCTTTGTCGGACTGGAGGAGATCGCCAACCGGAGAGTCGGTGACAACGAACTGGCGACGCTAGCCACCATGCGCGCCTATGTCGGAGCACAGGAGGAATATGCGCTCGGCGATCACGACGGCGACGGCGTCCTGGAATACGCGCAGAAACTGATCAGCGACGAGGGTACGCAGAACGGGCTCTATTGGCCTGCAGAGAAGTTCGAAGGGGAGGAGAGCCCTGCAGCCGCGGCTCTTGCAGAGGGCGATGCCTTGGAACGGGCGAAGGCCGGCCAGGGCTATCAAGGTTATCGCTACCGTATCCTGACAAGTCAGGGCGACAACATCGCGGGCGGCAAGTTCGACTATGTCATCAACGGCAACATGATCGCCGGCTTCGGCTTGGTGGCCTGGCCGGTGAGATACGGCGTCTCGGGGCTGAAGACTTTCGTGGTCAACCGCAACGGCATCGTCTACGAAGCGGATCTCGGGGAAGAAACCGAGAAGACTGCCGCCGACATCCGCACATTCAACCCGGGCGACGCTTGGGCGATCGCCGAAGACTGA
- a CDS encoding DUF3300 domain-containing protein, with protein MPTELLRLIARPIGVAGLAILMAAGPALVPRGLAQQAAQAQAGEASDDQPALLTEEELETMVARIALYPDELVALVSSASLFPLQIVEAARFLEEKKTNKELQPKESWDDSVISLLNYPEIVKMMSDDLDWTQALGSALAYQQKDVLIAVQTLRDKAVADGVIKTDDKVKVVNEGDNIVIQAADPEKIYVPRYEPEMLYEPGYAPAPIAYYPDPYPSYYYPTAPYFAAAITGAAIWAAAVDWDDWGVWGGHWNGDVDIDCDNCFNDIDIDRDKFKMNDVDWKNVDRSKIKFDKNQFANIDRDKFTNDFKANRDNNIANRAKDVRRDRGEIARRPSKVSVDDIRKSKVDANRVRAERERAGNAQRRVDAPRRDGGAAANRARASTGKATGARSNVHRKAHAPKPGAHNVRHSSGGKHSALGKVGNKRQTHMSSSRGHHSMGGGHRGGGGHKMVKRGGGRRR; from the coding sequence ATGCCGACTGAGTTGCTCAGACTGATCGCCCGTCCGATCGGTGTCGCGGGGCTCGCAATTTTGATGGCTGCGGGTCCGGCCCTGGTTCCCCGAGGTCTTGCTCAGCAGGCCGCGCAGGCTCAGGCGGGCGAGGCGAGCGATGATCAACCCGCTCTCCTGACCGAGGAAGAGCTCGAAACCATGGTCGCGCGCATCGCGCTCTATCCGGACGAGCTCGTCGCGCTGGTCAGCTCCGCTTCGCTCTTTCCATTGCAGATCGTGGAGGCGGCGCGGTTCCTCGAAGAGAAGAAGACGAACAAGGAGCTGCAGCCGAAGGAGAGCTGGGACGACAGCGTGATATCGCTTCTCAACTATCCCGAGATCGTCAAGATGATGAGCGACGATCTGGACTGGACGCAGGCGCTCGGCAGCGCGCTCGCCTACCAGCAGAAAGACGTTCTGATCGCGGTCCAGACTCTGCGCGACAAGGCGGTGGCGGACGGCGTCATCAAGACCGACGACAAGGTGAAGGTCGTCAACGAAGGCGACAACATCGTCATCCAGGCGGCGGATCCGGAAAAGATCTACGTCCCGAGATACGAGCCGGAAATGCTCTACGAGCCGGGCTATGCGCCGGCGCCAATCGCCTATTATCCCGATCCCTATCCGAGCTATTACTACCCGACCGCCCCCTATTTTGCCGCCGCGATCACCGGGGCTGCGATATGGGCGGCGGCCGTCGACTGGGACGACTGGGGCGTCTGGGGCGGGCATTGGAACGGCGACGTCGACATCGACTGCGACAATTGCTTCAACGACATCGATATCGACCGCGACAAATTCAAGATGAACGATGTCGACTGGAAGAATGTCGACCGGTCCAAGATCAAGTTCGACAAGAATCAGTTTGCCAATATCGATCGCGACAAGTTTACGAACGACTTCAAGGCAAACCGCGACAACAACATCGCCAACCGGGCGAAGGACGTACGCCGCGACCGAGGCGAAATCGCTCGCAGACCGAGCAAGGTTTCCGTCGACGACATCCGCAAGAGCAAGGTCGATGCGAACCGCGTTCGGGCCGAACGGGAGCGGGCGGGCAATGCCCAGCGTCGTGTGGACGCACCGCGCCGCGATGGCGGGGCTGCGGCGAACCGCGCCCGTGCAAGCACAGGCAAGGCCACAGGCGCACGGTCGAACGTCCACCGCAAGGCGCATGCACCGAAACCGGGTGCACACAACGTGCGACATTCGTCCGGCGGCAAGCACTCGGCGCTCGGCAAGGTCGGCAACAAGCGGCAAACCCACATGTCGTCCAGCCGCGGCCACCATTCCATGGGCGGCGGTCATCGTGGCGGCGGTGGGCACAAGATGGTGAAGCGTGGCGGCGGACGCCGGCGGTAA
- a CDS encoding transporter: MAVAAGCGVAQAQDSSGADLAKQLSNPIASLISVPFQLNYDRGFGPDDGHRVTLNVQPVIPVSLNEDWNLISRTILPIISQDDIAGPSGDQFGLGDTVQSFFFSPKEPTAGGIIWGVGPVFLIPTATDDLLGSEKWGIGPTAVVLKQDGPWTYGALANHIWSFAGNDDRADVNSTFLQPFVSYTTPDAWTFALNTESTYDWESDEWSVPVNFQVSKLVKFGEQPVSITAGARYWAAAPDNGPQGWGARLAVTFLFPK; the protein is encoded by the coding sequence ATTGCGGTCGCGGCGGGTTGCGGCGTTGCCCAGGCACAGGATTCCTCCGGCGCCGACCTCGCCAAGCAGTTGTCGAACCCAATCGCCTCGCTCATCAGCGTGCCGTTCCAACTGAACTACGACCGTGGTTTCGGACCGGATGACGGGCACCGGGTCACCTTGAACGTGCAGCCGGTGATACCGGTCAGCCTCAATGAAGACTGGAACCTGATTTCGCGAACGATCTTGCCGATCATCTCTCAGGACGACATTGCCGGACCTTCCGGCGATCAGTTCGGACTGGGCGATACCGTGCAGAGCTTCTTCTTCTCGCCCAAGGAGCCGACGGCGGGCGGGATCATCTGGGGTGTCGGTCCCGTCTTTCTCATTCCGACAGCCACGGACGATCTGCTCGGCAGCGAGAAATGGGGCATCGGACCGACGGCCGTCGTCTTGAAGCAGGACGGCCCCTGGACCTATGGCGCTCTGGCAAATCACATCTGGTCCTTCGCAGGCAATGACGACAGGGCCGATGTCAACTCGACCTTCCTGCAGCCCTTCGTCTCCTACACGACACCGGACGCCTGGACATTCGCGCTCAACACCGAAAGCACCTATGACTGGGAAAGCGACGAGTGGTCCGTCCCGGTCAACTTCCAGGTGTCCAAGCTGGTCAAGTTCGGCGAGCAGCCGGTGAGCATTACTGCCGGCGCCCGTTACTGGGCGGCCGCACCGGACAACGGGCCGCAGGGCTGGGGCGCACGCCTCGCCGTCACCTTCCTTTTCCCGAAGTGA
- a CDS encoding HAD family hydrolase, translated as MFEISRRSALKIVAFTAASSSVRHALAEGTETLPSWAEGDAKARILEFVAATTTKGSPDFVEPAARIAVFDNDGTLWGEQPMYVQLAFALDRVRQLAPQHPEWQTTEPFKSVLSGDMAGVAASGERGLLELVAATHAGMSAEEFEKIVSDWIEGSRHPTSGKPYTAHIFQPMVELIDYLKANEFAVFIVSGGGVEFMRPWTERVYGIPPENVVGSSIKTKYELRDGHPAITRLPEIDFIDDGPGKPVGIHKFIGRRPIAAFGNSDGDFEMLEWTTAGPGRSFGLIVHHDDAQRENAYDRDSHFGRLARGLDEASARGWTIVSIKNDWKVVYPE; from the coding sequence ATGTTCGAGATCAGCCGCCGCTCGGCCTTGAAAATCGTCGCTTTCACAGCCGCGAGCTCCTCGGTTCGTCATGCACTGGCCGAAGGAACCGAGACCTTGCCCTCATGGGCCGAGGGTGACGCAAAGGCGCGTATCCTGGAGTTCGTGGCGGCGACGACGACGAAAGGCAGCCCCGATTTCGTCGAGCCTGCGGCCCGCATTGCAGTGTTCGACAATGACGGGACGCTCTGGGGCGAACAGCCCATGTATGTGCAGCTCGCTTTCGCGCTCGACCGCGTCAGGCAGCTGGCGCCGCAGCACCCGGAATGGCAGACGACGGAACCGTTCAAATCGGTGCTCTCGGGGGACATGGCCGGAGTCGCGGCGAGCGGCGAACGTGGACTGCTGGAACTCGTCGCCGCAACCCACGCCGGCATGTCCGCCGAGGAATTCGAGAAGATCGTCTCCGATTGGATCGAAGGCTCTCGGCATCCGACATCGGGCAAACCCTATACCGCACACATCTTTCAGCCGATGGTCGAACTGATCGACTATCTGAAGGCGAACGAGTTCGCAGTCTTCATCGTCTCGGGTGGCGGGGTGGAGTTCATGCGCCCGTGGACTGAACGCGTGTACGGGATCCCCCCGGAAAACGTCGTCGGCTCCAGCATCAAGACCAAGTACGAACTGCGGGACGGCCATCCGGCGATCACGCGTCTGCCCGAAATCGACTTCATTGACGACGGTCCGGGCAAACCCGTCGGCATCCACAAGTTCATCGGTCGACGGCCGATCGCCGCTTTTGGGAATTCCGACGGCGACTTCGAGATGCTGGAATGGACAACCGCCGGCCCCGGACGCAGCTTTGGCCTGATCGTTCACCACGACGACGCGCAGCGCGAAAACGCCTATGATCGCGACTCCCATTTCGGCCGCCTCGCACGCGGCCTCGACGAGGCGTCTGCACGCGGCTGGACGATCGTGAGCATCAAGAATGACTGGAAGGTCGTTTACCCGGAGTGA
- a CDS encoding response regulator transcription factor, with protein MSEGQRIIAIVDDDELVRRALCRLVLSLSFKPVAFASGEMFLEELEEAKPSCVLLDFHMPNMNGLDILHELRGRQPRLAVIVISGADEEGVRESCMRAGAAGFLNKPLSRASLSAAIDGLRDDRRPISAPRSR; from the coding sequence ATGAGCGAGGGTCAGCGTATCATTGCCATTGTCGATGACGACGAGCTGGTTCGTCGCGCGCTTTGTCGACTCGTGCTGTCGCTGTCCTTCAAGCCGGTGGCGTTCGCCTCGGGCGAAATGTTCCTCGAAGAACTCGAAGAGGCCAAGCCGTCCTGCGTACTCCTTGATTTTCACATGCCGAACATGAATGGGCTCGACATATTGCACGAGCTCAGGGGAAGGCAGCCAAGGCTCGCCGTAATCGTCATAAGCGGCGCGGATGAAGAGGGGGTGCGTGAGAGCTGCATGCGCGCGGGCGCTGCGGGTTTCCTCAACAAGCCGCTCTCCCGCGCCTCGCTGTCAGCGGCCATCGATGGCCTGCGAGACGATCGGCGCCCGATATCGGCGCCGCGCTCCAGATAG